The DNA region CGCTTCTCAGCGGTCGCTCCCCGATCGCTCGCCGAACACCGGACACCTGAATCGGGCACACGACCGCCGGGCCGGCGAGTCGAAGCCGCTGTTTCATAACCCGGAAGGGTGTCCGGCTACCATGTCGCAACTGACCATCGACTCGACCGTATCGGCCGGCGGAGCGTCGATCCCCGCCCTCGGTTTCGGCACCGCCCGAATCACCGGTGAGGACTGCACACAAGCCGTCGAGTGGGCCCTCGAGGCCGGCTACCGCCACCTCGACACGGCGACGATGTACGACAACGAATCGGCCGTCGGCGACGGCCTCGAGCGCGCGGACGTCCCCCGCGACGAGGTGTTCGTCGTCACGAAGATCGATCCCGAGGACGCGGCCTTCGACGACGCGCTCGAGTCGGCGCAAGGGAGTTGCGACCGACTGGGGATCGAGACGATCGACCTCCTACTGTTGCACGCGCCGAGCGACGAGGTGCCCCTCGAGATCACCCTTGACGCGATAAACCACCTCCAGGACGAGGGAGTCGTCGACCACATCGGTGTCAGCAACTTCTCGGTCCCGGAACTCGAGGAGGCCGTCGACCGATCGGAGACGCCCATCGTCACGAACCAGGTGAAGTACAACCCGTTCAACCGCCAGGACGCGCTGCTCGAGTACTGCCTCGAAGCAGGAATCTCGCTCACGGCCTACTCGCCGCTGGCACGGGGAGACGTCGCCGACGACGAGCGCCTCGAGTCCATCGGCGAACGACACGGCAAGTCGGCGGCCCAGGTCGCGTTGCGGTGGCTGCTCCAGCAGCCGTCGGTGGTCGCGATTCCGAAGGCGTCGAGTCGGGATCACGTGGAAGCGAACGCCGACTGCTTCGACTTCGAGCTCTCGGGCGAGGAGATGCGCGAGGTATTCGAGATTTCGGGAGAGTCGCCGGCGTTCGCGCTGGAGGGCGACGACGAGTCGTGATTCGGCGAGTGTTCGGCAGGAGAGTATTCAGCCGAGTGAAGGTCGGAGGGACCGGTCCCGTCACCGAAGCTGAACGGCCGTTCCGTAGGCCATGACTTCGGAGCCGCCATCGATAATCTGAGAGGTCTCGAGGCGGACGTTGACGACTGCGTCGGCGCCCATGCGTTCGGCGTCGG from Natronosalvus rutilus includes:
- a CDS encoding aldo/keto reductase, with translation MSQLTIDSTVSAGGASIPALGFGTARITGEDCTQAVEWALEAGYRHLDTATMYDNESAVGDGLERADVPRDEVFVVTKIDPEDAAFDDALESAQGSCDRLGIETIDLLLLHAPSDEVPLEITLDAINHLQDEGVVDHIGVSNFSVPELEEAVDRSETPIVTNQVKYNPFNRQDALLEYCLEAGISLTAYSPLARGDVADDERLESIGERHGKSAAQVALRWLLQQPSVVAIPKASSRDHVEANADCFDFELSGEEMREVFEISGESPAFALEGDDES